A genomic stretch from Salarias fasciatus chromosome 10, fSalaFa1.1, whole genome shotgun sequence includes:
- the LOC115395631 gene encoding putative transcription factor ovo-like protein 3 isoform X1, which translates to MPRAFLVKKKPGPCGAWQWKEPEHHQWTEGENKIPYSSDADQSAAVSQAACESEPGPGLMMPVPVAGSGGSGGPGGSGGPAGAGGAGGSGGSGGPGGPGGAGGSAGPGGPGGPGGAGGAGGAGIPAKPGWSTMMLRGSFYHPGTLALVSGVKSRPRPSPASGDFVCAACHKVFPLQRMLTRHLKCHSLVKRHPCRFCGKGFNDTFDLKRHMRTHTGIRPYKCDLCEKAFTQRCSLESHMRKIHGVHQQYAYRQRRSKIFVCEDCGYTSSRPDEYFLHVRQRHPGSPALRRYYRRQAGDGGGGFPPAEQKLNPYLLYSSPAFYM; encoded by the exons ATGCCGAGGGCTTTCCTGGTGAAGAAGAAACCAGGCCCGTGTGGCGCATGGCAGTGGAAGGAACCAGAACACCACCAGTGGACAGAAG gtgaaaataaaaTTCCCTACAGCTCTGATGCTGATCAGTCGGCCGCTGTTTCCCAGGCAGCATGTGAGTCAGAACCGGGACCAGGATTAATGATGCCAGTCCCAGTGGCgggatcaggaggatcaggaggaccaggaggatcaggaggaccagcaggagcaggaggagcaggaggatcaggaggatcaggaggaccaggaggaccaggaggagcaggaggatcagcaggaccaggaggaccaggaggaccgggaggagcaggaggagcaggaggagcaggcatCCCAGCTAAACCAGGCTGGTCCACCATGATGCTCCGGGGCTCCTTCTACCACCCCGGCACACTGGCACTGGTCAGTGGAGTCAAG TCTCGTCCCCGGCCGTCCCCGGCCTCCGGGGACTTCGTGTGCGCGGCGTGCCACAAGGTGTTCCCGCTGCAGCGCATGCTGACGCGCCACCTCAAGTGCCACAGCCTGGTGAAGAGACACCCCTGTCGCTTCTGCGGCAAGGGCTTCAACGACACCTTCGACCTCAAGAGACAcatgaggacacacacag gtaTCCGGCCGTATAAGTGTGACCTGTGTGAGAAGGCCTTCACCCAGCGCTGCTCCCTGGAGTCCCACATGAGGAAGATCCACGGCGTTCACCAGCAGTACGCCTACCGCCAGCGCCGCTCCAAGATCTTCGTGTGCGAGGACTGCGGCTACACGTCCAGCCGGCCCGACGAGTACTTCCTGCACGTGAGGCAGCGCCACCCCGGCAGTCCCGCCCTGCGCCGGTACTACCGCCGCCAGgccggcgacggcggcggcggcttcccGCCGGCGGAGCAGAAGCTCAACCCGTACCTGCTGTACTCCAGTCCTGCTTTCTACATGTAG
- the LOC115395631 gene encoding transcription factor Ovo-like 2 isoform X2: protein MPRAFLVKKKPGPCGAWQWKEPEHHQWTEGENKIPYSSDADQSAAVSQAACESEPGPGLMMPVPVAGSGGSGGPGGSGGPAGAGGAGGSGGSGGPGGPGGAGGSAGPGGPGGPGGAGGAGGAGIPAKPGWSTMMLRGSFYHPGTLALSRPRPSPASGDFVCAACHKVFPLQRMLTRHLKCHSLVKRHPCRFCGKGFNDTFDLKRHMRTHTGIRPYKCDLCEKAFTQRCSLESHMRKIHGVHQQYAYRQRRSKIFVCEDCGYTSSRPDEYFLHVRQRHPGSPALRRYYRRQAGDGGGGFPPAEQKLNPYLLYSSPAFYM from the exons ATGCCGAGGGCTTTCCTGGTGAAGAAGAAACCAGGCCCGTGTGGCGCATGGCAGTGGAAGGAACCAGAACACCACCAGTGGACAGAAG gtgaaaataaaaTTCCCTACAGCTCTGATGCTGATCAGTCGGCCGCTGTTTCCCAGGCAGCATGTGAGTCAGAACCGGGACCAGGATTAATGATGCCAGTCCCAGTGGCgggatcaggaggatcaggaggaccaggaggatcaggaggaccagcaggagcaggaggagcaggaggatcaggaggatcaggaggaccaggaggaccaggaggagcaggaggatcagcaggaccaggaggaccaggaggaccgggaggagcaggaggagcaggaggagcaggcatCCCAGCTAAACCAGGCTGGTCCACCATGATGCTCCGGGGCTCCTTCTACCACCCCGGCACACTGGCACTG TCTCGTCCCCGGCCGTCCCCGGCCTCCGGGGACTTCGTGTGCGCGGCGTGCCACAAGGTGTTCCCGCTGCAGCGCATGCTGACGCGCCACCTCAAGTGCCACAGCCTGGTGAAGAGACACCCCTGTCGCTTCTGCGGCAAGGGCTTCAACGACACCTTCGACCTCAAGAGACAcatgaggacacacacag gtaTCCGGCCGTATAAGTGTGACCTGTGTGAGAAGGCCTTCACCCAGCGCTGCTCCCTGGAGTCCCACATGAGGAAGATCCACGGCGTTCACCAGCAGTACGCCTACCGCCAGCGCCGCTCCAAGATCTTCGTGTGCGAGGACTGCGGCTACACGTCCAGCCGGCCCGACGAGTACTTCCTGCACGTGAGGCAGCGCCACCCCGGCAGTCCCGCCCTGCGCCGGTACTACCGCCGCCAGgccggcgacggcggcggcggcttcccGCCGGCGGAGCAGAAGCTCAACCCGTACCTGCTGTACTCCAGTCCTGCTTTCTACATGTAG